From Dendropsophus ebraccatus isolate aDenEbr1 chromosome 2, aDenEbr1.pat, whole genome shotgun sequence, a single genomic window includes:
- the MRS2 gene encoding magnesium transporter MRS2 homolog, mitochondrial isoform X1, giving the protein MDVGRALHRLAEGGRRLQRYCVLLGQARSFTGRPGCLLRTPQPQTCAPSCGSRRRWLLPAGSTVSRHTQSDTSQATLASVAPVFSVMKFDKEGNIFSFERKKTELYQELGLQARDLRFQHLVSINSRNKKIILRMEFVKAVITSEYLLILDYRNLHLEQWFLRELAPQLAGDGQLVTYSLPFEFRALEAILQHRTSTLQGRLHFLQPRILETLEALVDPKLLSVDRSKLHILLQNGKTLSELETDIKVFKEAILEILDEDELIEELCLTKLSDPQSLEESTSRIDHTEEMELLLENYYRQAEDLANVARELRVLIDDSESVIFINLDSHRNVMMRLNLQLTMGTFSLSLFGLIGVAFGMNLESTFEEDPQVFWFITGVMFLGSGLIWRRLLSFLGRHLEPSKPPSIWKRAFPFNGRTDTTNGHKV; this is encoded by the exons ATGGATGTGGGCAGGGCGCTGCACAGGCTGGCGGAGGGCGGCAGGAGGTTACAGCGGTACTGTGTGCTCCTAGGACAGGCGAGGAGCTTCACCGGCCGCCCCGGCTGCCTCCTGCGGACTCCTCAACCCCAGACCTGTGCCCCGAGCTGTGGGTCCCGGCGGCGATGGCTTCTACCAGCCGGCA GTACAGTATCCCGCCATACCCAGTCTGACACATCCCAAGCCACATTGGCCAGTGTTGCTCCAGTATTCTCTGTG ATGAAATTTGACAAAGAAGGCAACATTTTTTCGTTTG aaagaaagaaaacagaaTTATATCAGGAGCTGGGACTCCAAGCACGAGATCTGAGGTTTCAGCATCTAGTGAGCATCAATTCCAGAAACAAGAAGATCATTTTAAGAATGGAG TTTGTAAAAGCTGTTATCACTTCTGAGTATCTCCTAATCTTGGATTATAGGAACCTCCATCTAGAGCAGTGGTTCCTCCGTGAACTTGCACCTCAGTTAGCAGGAGATGGACAACTAGTCACATACTCTTTACCTTTTGAATTCAGGGCTTTGGAAGCAATCTTGCAACACAGG ACTAGCACTCTGCAAGGGAGGCTTCATTTTTTACAACCTCGTATCCTGGAAACCCTGGAAGCTTTAGTGGACCCCAAGCTTCTGTCTGTAGATAGAAGTAAACTGCACATCCTACTTCAAAATGGGAAAAC TCTGTCGGAGCTGGAAACAGATATAAAAGTATTTAAAGAAGCAATCCTGGAAATTCTGGATGAAGATGAACTTATAGAAGAGCTGTGTCTGACAAAACTGTCTGACCCCCAATCGCT TGAAGAGAGCACTTCTCGGATAGATCACACAGAAgaaatggagctgctgctggagaattATTACAGACAAGCAGAAGACCTGGCAAATGTAGCCAGAGAGTTGCGTGTGCTGATTGATGACTCTGAAAGTGTGATCTTCATTAACTTGGACAG TCATCGGAACGTGATGATGAGGCTAAACCTACAGCTAACTATGGGAACTTTTTCCCTGTCTCTCTTTGGTCTCATCGGAGTGGCTTTTGGAATGAACTTGGAGTCTACTTTTGAAGAG GATCCCCAAGTGTTTTGGTTCATTACAGGAGTTATGTTCCTAGGAAGCGGGTTGATCTGGAGACGTTTGCTTTCCTTTCTTGGGAGGCATTTGGAGCCGTCAAAACCTCCTTCG ATCTGGAAGCGGGCATTTCCCTTTAATGGAAGAACAGATACTACGAATGGGCATAAAGTGTAA
- the MRS2 gene encoding magnesium transporter MRS2 homolog, mitochondrial isoform X2, with protein sequence MDVGRALHRLAEGGRRLQRYCVLLGQARSFTGRPGCLLRTPQPQTCAPSCGSRRRWLLPAGSTVSRHTQSDTSQATLASVAPVFSVMKFDKEGNIFSFERKKTELYQELGLQARDLRFQHLVSINSRNKKIILRMEFVKAVITSEYLLILDYRNLHLEQWFLRELAPQLAGDGQLVTYSLPFEFRALEAILQHRTSTLQGRLHFLQPRILETLEALVDPKLLSVDRSKLHILLQNGKTLSELETDIKVFKEAILEILDEDELIEELCLTKLSDPQSLEESTSRIDHTEEMELLLENYYRQAEDLANVARELRVLIDDSESVIFINLDSHRNVMMRLNLQLTMGTFSLSLFGLIGVAFGMNLESTFEEDPQVFWFITGVMFLGSGLIWRRLLSFLGRHLEPSKPPSTQRVSAHK encoded by the exons ATGGATGTGGGCAGGGCGCTGCACAGGCTGGCGGAGGGCGGCAGGAGGTTACAGCGGTACTGTGTGCTCCTAGGACAGGCGAGGAGCTTCACCGGCCGCCCCGGCTGCCTCCTGCGGACTCCTCAACCCCAGACCTGTGCCCCGAGCTGTGGGTCCCGGCGGCGATGGCTTCTACCAGCCGGCA GTACAGTATCCCGCCATACCCAGTCTGACACATCCCAAGCCACATTGGCCAGTGTTGCTCCAGTATTCTCTGTG ATGAAATTTGACAAAGAAGGCAACATTTTTTCGTTTG aaagaaagaaaacagaaTTATATCAGGAGCTGGGACTCCAAGCACGAGATCTGAGGTTTCAGCATCTAGTGAGCATCAATTCCAGAAACAAGAAGATCATTTTAAGAATGGAG TTTGTAAAAGCTGTTATCACTTCTGAGTATCTCCTAATCTTGGATTATAGGAACCTCCATCTAGAGCAGTGGTTCCTCCGTGAACTTGCACCTCAGTTAGCAGGAGATGGACAACTAGTCACATACTCTTTACCTTTTGAATTCAGGGCTTTGGAAGCAATCTTGCAACACAGG ACTAGCACTCTGCAAGGGAGGCTTCATTTTTTACAACCTCGTATCCTGGAAACCCTGGAAGCTTTAGTGGACCCCAAGCTTCTGTCTGTAGATAGAAGTAAACTGCACATCCTACTTCAAAATGGGAAAAC TCTGTCGGAGCTGGAAACAGATATAAAAGTATTTAAAGAAGCAATCCTGGAAATTCTGGATGAAGATGAACTTATAGAAGAGCTGTGTCTGACAAAACTGTCTGACCCCCAATCGCT TGAAGAGAGCACTTCTCGGATAGATCACACAGAAgaaatggagctgctgctggagaattATTACAGACAAGCAGAAGACCTGGCAAATGTAGCCAGAGAGTTGCGTGTGCTGATTGATGACTCTGAAAGTGTGATCTTCATTAACTTGGACAG TCATCGGAACGTGATGATGAGGCTAAACCTACAGCTAACTATGGGAACTTTTTCCCTGTCTCTCTTTGGTCTCATCGGAGTGGCTTTTGGAATGAACTTGGAGTCTACTTTTGAAGAG GATCCCCAAGTGTTTTGGTTCATTACAGGAGTTATGTTCCTAGGAAGCGGGTTGATCTGGAGACGTTTGCTTTCCTTTCTTGGGAGGCATTTGGAGCCGTCAAAACCTCCTTCG acgcaacgcgtttcggctcacAAATAA